One stretch of Synechococcus sp. MU1617 DNA includes these proteins:
- a CDS encoding polyribonucleotide nucleotidyltransferase produces the protein MQGQTQSISFDGREIRLTTGRFAPQAGGSVLVECGDTSVLVTATRSGGREGIDFLPLICDYEERLYAAGRIPGSYMRRESRPPERATLTARLIDRPMRPLFPSWLRDDLQVVATCLSLDERVPADVLAVTGASVATLLAGIPFNGPMAAVRVGLLGDDFVLNPSYREIERGDLDLVVAGTPDGVVMVEAGANQLPEQDVIEAIDFGYEAICELIKAQEQLLKDLGITQVKPEKPEEDSTVPAYLEKQCSKAISAVLSKFDQSKDDRDTALETVKGEVSETIAGLKEDHAVRQALASSPKLLGNSFKALTKKLMRQQILKDGKRVDGRGLDEVRQISAMAGVLPRRVHGSGLFQRGLTQVLSTATLGTPSDAQEMDDLHPNTEKLYLHHYNFPPYSVGETRPMRSPGRREIGHGALAERAILPVLPEKDTFPYVVRVVSEVLSSNGSTSMGSVCGSTLSLMDAGVPLKAPVSGAAMGLIKEGDEVRILTDIQGIEDFLGDMDFKVAGSEKGITALQMDMKITGLSVKTVAEAVNQARPARLHILEKMLEAIDTPRDNLSPHAPRLLSFRIDPELIGTVIGPGGRTIKGITERTNTKIDIEDGGIVTIASHDGAAAEEAQKIIEGLTRKVNEGEVFSGSITRIIPIGAFVEILPGKEGMIHISQLSEARVEKVEDVVKVGDEVTVRVREIDNRGRINLTLRGVPQAGEASEVEPQPTPVAPLS, from the coding sequence AAACCCAGTCGATCTCCTTTGACGGACGCGAGATTCGACTGACCACCGGGCGCTTCGCCCCACAGGCGGGAGGATCCGTCTTGGTGGAGTGTGGCGACACCTCCGTGCTTGTGACAGCAACCCGTTCAGGCGGTCGAGAAGGCATTGATTTCCTGCCGCTGATCTGCGACTACGAGGAGCGGCTTTATGCAGCTGGCCGCATTCCCGGCAGCTACATGCGTCGTGAGAGCCGCCCACCCGAACGCGCCACGCTTACGGCACGACTGATTGACCGCCCCATGCGGCCGCTGTTCCCCAGCTGGCTGCGCGACGACCTACAGGTGGTAGCAACCTGCCTGTCCCTCGATGAGCGGGTCCCCGCCGATGTTCTGGCGGTGACGGGCGCATCGGTAGCCACGCTGCTGGCGGGCATCCCCTTCAACGGCCCGATGGCAGCCGTGCGGGTGGGTCTGCTGGGGGATGACTTCGTCCTCAACCCGAGTTACCGGGAGATCGAGCGGGGTGATCTGGACCTGGTGGTCGCCGGTACCCCCGACGGCGTGGTGATGGTCGAGGCCGGCGCCAACCAGCTGCCCGAGCAGGACGTGATCGAGGCGATCGATTTCGGCTACGAAGCGATCTGCGAACTGATCAAGGCTCAGGAACAGCTGCTCAAGGATCTGGGCATCACCCAGGTCAAGCCAGAGAAGCCGGAAGAGGACAGCACTGTTCCTGCCTATCTCGAGAAGCAGTGCAGCAAAGCGATCAGTGCTGTGCTGAGCAAGTTTGATCAGAGCAAGGACGACCGGGACACAGCCCTGGAAACAGTGAAGGGCGAAGTGTCCGAAACCATCGCAGGTCTCAAAGAAGACCATGCCGTCCGCCAGGCCCTGGCCAGCAGCCCGAAATTGCTCGGTAACAGCTTCAAGGCGCTGACCAAGAAGCTGATGCGTCAGCAGATTCTCAAGGACGGCAAGCGCGTGGATGGACGCGGCCTCGACGAGGTGCGCCAGATCAGTGCCATGGCTGGCGTGCTGCCGCGACGGGTGCATGGATCCGGTCTGTTCCAGCGCGGACTCACCCAGGTGCTCTCCACCGCAACGCTGGGCACCCCCAGCGATGCCCAGGAGATGGACGACCTCCATCCCAACACCGAGAAGCTGTACCTGCACCACTACAACTTCCCGCCTTACTCCGTCGGTGAAACCCGGCCGATGCGCTCCCCCGGTCGTCGTGAGATCGGCCATGGCGCCCTGGCCGAACGGGCCATTCTTCCCGTGCTTCCCGAGAAGGACACCTTCCCCTATGTGGTGCGTGTGGTGAGCGAAGTGCTCAGCTCCAATGGCTCCACCTCCATGGGTTCCGTCTGCGGCAGCACCCTGTCGCTGATGGATGCCGGTGTGCCGCTGAAGGCCCCCGTGAGTGGCGCTGCCATGGGTCTGATCAAGGAAGGCGATGAGGTGCGGATCCTCACCGACATCCAGGGAATCGAGGACTTCCTCGGCGACATGGACTTCAAGGTGGCCGGCAGCGAAAAGGGCATCACCGCCCTGCAGATGGACATGAAAATTACCGGCCTCTCGGTGAAGACGGTGGCTGAGGCCGTGAACCAGGCGCGCCCAGCGCGACTCCACATTCTCGAGAAGATGCTCGAGGCGATCGACACCCCTCGGGACAACCTGTCTCCCCATGCCCCACGTCTGCTCAGCTTCCGGATTGATCCTGAGCTGATCGGCACCGTTATCGGCCCCGGTGGACGCACGATCAAAGGGATCACCGAGCGCACCAACACCAAAATCGACATTGAGGACGGCGGCATCGTGACCATCGCCTCCCACGATGGTGCTGCGGCTGAAGAAGCCCAGAAAATCATCGAAGGCCTCACCCGCAAGGTCAACGAAGGCGAAGTGTTCTCCGGTTCGATCACCCGAATCATCCCGATCGGCGCCTTTGTGGAGATCCTTCCTGGCAAGGAAGGAATGATCCACATCTCGCAGCTCTCGGAAGCTCGCGTCGAGAAGGTCGAAGACGTTGTGAAGGTGGGCGACGAGGTGACCGTGCGGGTGCGCGAAATCGACAACCGCGGCCGCATCAACCTCACCCTGCGGGGCGTGCCCCAGGCCGGCGAGGCCTCCGAGGTGGAGCCTCAGCCCACCCCGGTTGCACCTCTGAGCTGA